In the genome of Raphanus sativus cultivar WK10039 chromosome 4, ASM80110v3, whole genome shotgun sequence, one region contains:
- the LOC130511166 gene encoding LOW QUALITY PROTEIN: ACT domain-containing protein ACR11-like (The sequence of the model RefSeq protein was modified relative to this genomic sequence to represent the inferred CDS: deleted 1 base in 1 codon; substituted 1 base at 1 genomic stop codon), whose product MSKDSKKYLVKTVLSGLKPRAANATAVKNGKQDSEKVPTPVVIIDQDSDPDATIVEVTFGDRLGALPDTMNALKNLSLNVVKANVYLDSSGKHKNRHYXRDSRREVEDPELLEAIRLTVIIFSECQQVLVKDKKNESLSFKIALRKTMSKKSLLFLLVTIVHLVYIYIEVRLS is encoded by the exons ATGTCTAAAGACTCTAAGAAATATCTTGTAAAAACCGT CTTATCGGGGTTGAAACCTCGAGCAGCAAACGCTACTGCTGTGAAG aATGGTAAGCAAGATTCGGAAAAAGTTCCAACACCAGTGGTCATAATTGACCAGGATTCTGACCCAGATGCAACCATTGTCGAAGTAACGTTTGGAGATCGTCTCGGAGCTCTACCTGACACT ATGAATGCATTA AAAAACTTGAGTCTGAATGTTGTCAAGGCTAATGTTTACCTCGATTCTTCTGGCAAACACAAAAATCGCCATTACTAAAG agATAGTCGAAGAGAAGTAGAAGATCCTGAATTACTCGAGGCCATCCGACTCACAGTTATAATATTCAGTGAATGTCAACAAGTTTT AGTCAAAGATAAGAAGAACGAGAGTTTGAGCTTCAAGATCGCATTGAGGAAGACGATGAGTAAAAAGAGTTTGTTATTCTTGTTAGTTACAATTGTACATCTggtttacatatatatagaagTCCGGTTAAGCTAA